A region of ANME-2 cluster archaeon DNA encodes the following proteins:
- a CDS encoding ATP-binding protein encodes MISKFIGRQKELSLLEDEWNRTNGRLIILYGRRRIGKTRLITEFTSGKNGIFYLAEDTSPHIQIIRLQEKIAEFTRDEVLRTLDIKDWDQLFGYLTKNCPSERFYLAIDEFSYLIKSDKSILSTLQKYWDTALSSSNICIILSGSMLGLMSEMVLSHASPLYGRRSRDILLEGLPFSDSNEFLNMPFQETLETYMILGGVPEYLLKASEYTDITNFVEKEFFDKFGYFYREPYFIISQEFRELKTYFSILNSIAFGNTKPTDIANFIGIDARKIYPYLENLIRLGFIERRVSIFGNQKKGIYLIKDPVFDFWFNFVSKHKEEIEKGIFKLRNNEMPRFFGKRFEIFVEQKIIHHLIPDFRKIGRWWHKGEEIDVMALNEEGKEIAFFECKWQEVDRKSSRHILADLKRKAALVKWHNDERRELYGIIGKKINGKEKLREMGYLVFDFEDLMSLSKFDVKG; translated from the coding sequence ATTAGTAAATTCATCGGACGCCAAAAAGAACTCTCACTGCTGGAAGACGAATGGAACAGAACCAATGGCCGGTTAATAATACTTTACGGGAGGCGGCGGATAGGCAAGACCCGTCTCATTACAGAATTCACATCAGGCAAGAACGGGATATTCTATCTTGCTGAAGATACCTCCCCCCACATCCAGATAATCAGGCTGCAAGAGAAAATCGCAGAATTCACCAGGGACGAGGTACTTAGAACCCTTGACATAAAAGACTGGGACCAGCTATTCGGTTATCTTACCAAAAACTGCCCATCTGAGCGGTTTTATCTGGCCATAGATGAATTTTCATATCTCATAAAAAGTGACAAAAGCATCCTCAGCACCCTGCAAAAGTACTGGGACACCGCATTATCCTCATCAAATATATGCATAATCCTTTCCGGCTCCATGCTTGGCCTTATGAGTGAGATGGTCCTGTCCCATGCATCTCCCTTATATGGAAGGCGAAGCAGGGACATACTTCTCGAAGGACTTCCCTTCTCAGACTCAAACGAATTTCTCAACATGCCATTCCAGGAAACTCTTGAAACATACATGATACTCGGAGGGGTTCCCGAGTATCTTCTCAAAGCTTCGGAATACACAGATATTACAAACTTTGTAGAAAAGGAGTTCTTTGACAAGTTCGGTTATTTCTACAGGGAGCCATACTTTATAATCTCCCAGGAATTCAGGGAACTCAAAACCTACTTTTCCATACTCAATTCCATAGCCTTTGGCAACACAAAACCCACAGATATAGCCAATTTTATAGGTATAGATGCACGCAAGATCTACCCATACCTTGAGAACCTGATACGCCTGGGATTTATTGAGCGGCGGGTATCCATTTTTGGAAACCAGAAAAAAGGCATATACCTGATAAAAGACCCGGTCTTTGACTTCTGGTTCAACTTTGTTTCTAAGCATAAAGAAGAGATTGAAAAAGGCATATTCAAACTCAGAAACAATGAGATGCCCCGATTTTTTGGTAAAAGGTTCGAGATTTTTGTTGAACAGAAGATAATTCACCATCTAATCCCTGATTTCCGGAAAATAGGCAGGTGGTGGCACAAAGGCGAAGAGATCGATGTAATGGCATTGAATGAAGAAGGAAAAGAAATTGCATTTTTTGAATGCAAATGGCAGGAAGTGGACAGAAAAAGCTCCAGACACATCCTTGCTGACCTTAAACGCAAAGCTGCACTGGTAAAATGGCACAACGACGAGCGCCGCGAACTTTATGGCATTATCGGGAAAAAAATCAATGGAAAGGAAAAGCTAAGAGAGATGGGATATCTGGTTTTTGACTTTGAAGATTTAATGTCCTTAAGCAAGTTTGATGTTAAAGGTTAA